The Zingiber officinale cultivar Zhangliang chromosome 9A, Zo_v1.1, whole genome shotgun sequence genome window below encodes:
- the LOC122021235 gene encoding peroxidase 51-like → MWNLWLPWLLLSAVWMAAASGEDGLRPDFYGSACPNVEAIVRDAVRRKLNQTVVTVPATLRLFFHDCFVQGCDASVMIASARDDAEKDAPDNLSLAGDGFDTVIKAKQAVEAQCPGVVSCADILAIAARDVVVLSGGPKFTVELGRRDGLVSQAALVADHLPGSDFNLDRLVSLFRLNNLTASDMIALSGAHTVGFSHCHRFSSRLYAFNSTTAVDPSLNATYAKALMRACPRNVDPTIAVNMDLYTPVTFDNVYYRNLINGEGLFTSDEVLFTDIRSRPTVEQFAADQAAFFGAFSSAMLRLGRLGVKTGSQGEIRRDCTAFNN, encoded by the exons ATGTGGAACCTGTGGTTGCCGTGGCTGCTGCTGTCGGCGGTGTGGATGGCGGCCGCGAGCGGGGAGGATGGCCTCAGGCCCGACTTCTACGGCTCCGCCTGCCCCAATGTGGAGGCCATCGTCAGGGACGCTGTGCGGCGGAAGTTGAACCAGACGGTGGTGACGGTGCCGGCGACTCTGCGCCTCTTCTTCCATGACTGCTTCGTGCAG GGATGCGACGCCTCGGTGATGATCGCGTCGGCGCGAGACGACGCGGAGAAGGATGCGCCCGACAACCTGTCGCTCGCCGGCGACGGCTTCGACACCGTAATCAAGGCCAAGCAGGCGGTGGAGGCGCAGTGCCCCGGCGTGGTTTCCTGCGCCGATATCCTCGCCATCGCCGCAAGAGACGTCGTCGTCCTG TCCGGCGGCCCAAAATTCACGGTGGAGCTCGGCCGGCGCGACGGCCTCGTCTCACAAGCCGCGCTGGTCGCCGACCACCTCCCCGGCTCCGACTTCAACCTCGACCGCCTCGTCTCCCTCTTCCGTCTGAACAACCTCACCGCCAGCGACATGATCGCGCTCTCCGGCGCCCACACCGTGGGTTTCTCCCACTGCCACCGCTTCTCCAGCCGCCTCTACGCCTTCAACTCGACCACCGCCGTCGACCCCTCGCTCAACGCTACCTACGCGAAGGCCCTCATGCGCGCCTGCCCCCGCAACGTCGACCCCACGATCGCCGTCAACATGGACCTCTACACCCCCGTCACCTTCGACAACGTCTACTACCGGAACCTGATCAACGGCGAGGGCCTCTTCACCTCCGACGAGGTGCTGTTCACGGACATCCGGTCCAGGCCGACGGTGGAGCAGTTCGCCGCGGACCAGGCCGCCTTCTTCGGCGCCTTTTCCTCGGCCATGCTCAGGCTGGGGAGGCTGGGGGTCAAAACAGGGTCGCAGGGGGAGATCAGAAGAGACTGCACGGCCTTCAACAACTGA